GGAATGATCATGATCTTATTGGCGTCGAGGATGTCATCGGCTTCCGGGGTAATCGGACCGTTTGCGCATTCGGCAATCAACTTGCACTTGACGCGACCGGCATTATCATCAGTAATCTGATTTTCAATCGCCGCCGGGATCAGAATGTCGACTTCCATCTCTAACAAGTCCATCGCATTGGCAAATTGCTTTGCCGACGAGACTTTGTCATAACCGGTCAATTTGCCGCCGTTTGCTTTGCGGTAGTCGATCGCATGCTTGGGATCGATGCCTTTGGCGTCGTGGAAAGCGCCGTATTCGTCGCTGATGGCAACGATTTTGCAACCTTCGCGGGCTAACAATAACGCGGCATTGGAACCGGCATTACCGTAGCCTTGGATTGCTACGGTTGTCTTCTTGAGATCCATCTTGAGGTGTTTGGCAGCCTGCAATACGCAGAATACCATACCTTGTGCGGTTGCTTGTTCGCGGCCCTTGCTGCCACCGATTTCCAACGGTTTACCGGTAATGACTGCCGGGGTGTAATTATTGTTGGTCATCGAGAACGTATCCATCATCCATGCCATAATCTGGCCGGTGGTGTTTACGTCGGGCGCTGGAACGTCGCGGTCCGGTCCGAATAAATCGTGCATTTCAGCGAAGTATCGGCGGGACATCCGCTCGAGTTCACCGCGGGACATTTGGTTGGGATCGCAAACGATACCGCCCTTGCCGCCACCCATTGGGATGTCGACAACAGCGCATTTGTAAGTCATCCAGAAAGCGAGTGCTTTGACTTCGTCTTCGCACACCATCGGGCTGTAGCGAATGCCGCCCTTGGCGGGACCGCGGGCGATGTTGTGCTGCACACGATATGCAGTGAATACTTCAATGCGCCCGTCGTCCATGGAAACCGGCAACGAGACTTTCGTCACGCGACGCGGTTCCTTGATCATTGCGATCTGATTTTCGGTGAGGCCGAGTAAGCGAGCCGCCGCGTCAAATTGCCGCTTGGCATTTTCAAACGCAGATACGGTTTGCTTGGAATGAATCCTCGGCGTCTTCTGTGGTGCCATTCTATCCTCCGTTCGGATTCTTGCAGTTGGTATGAGTTAAACGTCGGTCGGTAGCAACGGGCTCACCGGTTCATCACTCGAAAGGTTGTGATTGATGCCGGGACCGAAGGAGCGCCAGTTCACGGGCGATTAGATCGACCCGTTCGTCTCTTCGAAGCGGGGTCGCGATACGCTCCCTGCGGAGCCATTCGCGATCAACTTCCAGAAGTAGCAATTGTTCGGAATCGGTTGATGCGACAGAGAGTGCTTTTCCGTTAGGACCGTACAATGCGGATTCACCCCAGAAAAACAGACCATCTTGCCAACCAACCAGATTAACGAGAGCGATATATAATGTATTCGTTTTTGCCCCCGTTTCGCAAAGGAGGCGGAAAATCCGCTGGGCTTCCGAGGTTTCGACCTCGCCGAGACCTCGCAATGGGGATGCCGTCGGAACAACGACCAGTTCAGCGCCTTGGAGATTGAGCAGCCATAACAGCGGGGGATGCCATAAATCATTGCAAATCAAACCACCCATTCTTCCCCATCGAGTATCAAAGGTTCTTACCCGATCCCCTTCACCGTAGAAACGTTTTTCCTCGAAGACGCTATAGGTTGGGAGATAAACTTTGCGATGGGTGTGGATATGCTTGCCTTCTTCGAAGACAAAAATGGAATTGTAAACAGTAAAGTCACGCGATAACTCGACACCACCGCAAACAATGGTGATTTCATCACTCGCCTGACACAAGGGTTTAAAGAAGGCATCCTTAACGCTGCGCGCAGTTTCTCCTGCCAGATCGCGCAACATGTAACCACTCAGCGAGAGTTCGGGGAATACGATAATCAATGCACCCTGTGATTTCGCACGCTCGATGTATTCGAGGTGCTTCGTCAGGTTCGTGTTCCAATCGCCGATTTTGGGGTTGATTTGGGCGAGGGCAATCGTGTATTTACTGCAATCGGTCACTGTATCTCTAAAGTATTTCTCAGCTATCCCTAATATAAGCTTTTATTTCGCATTCGCAGAATTGAGTTTTTCCCAGAAGCGGTAGGTTCCCATCGAATAGAAAAATCCGATGATGAGTGAAATAATTGCGCTGGTTAGTTCAACGGGAAAATTGGTTACCGGAGTATCGACGATTCCGAAACGGGCGGCAAGCAGTAGGAATAGAACGCAACCGCGGAGGACAAATATCGCTGCAATCGCTACAAGCGCTATTCTTAGGAACGGCAGCCGGCGAATCACACCTTGCCCGGAAAAGGCATAGAGTGCAAAGACAAAGAAGAATACAGCCGCTACAAAACCAACCACTAACAGCTGAGAAGGATTGGTCGTGATTTCCTCGGGTGCGCCAAAGTAAAGACTCCACTCCGGTGAAAACGATACAATTATTTGAAACACCGTTAACGCAGAAACCAGAACCCCCGCGATTAACAATGCAAAGCACTTCTCCTCTTTCACGTCAGATTCCTGTAGTTACAGCAGTATTCGGGGATAGGCGTCACGTTCGGAGCGAATCGCATTAGCTTCCGCTTCCATTCCTTTTTTTCCAAGTAAAGCTGCGGTAGTAACTTTGCCAGTTTCCACTCCGGGTTGATCGAACGGATTAATGTTGTAGAGGTATCCGGCGAACGCGGTGGTGACTTCCCATAGATAAAAGAACGCGCCAATCGCTTCTGGAGTATGTCCGTTTAATGCAAAGCAAATAGAGGGGCGCTCGGCTTTCGCCAGTGCGCGTTCCGTTGCCCGCAGCTCCGAATGTATCAGCTCGTTAAAGGTGTGACCGGTCAAATAACTCAAAGAGTCGTCACCGGGCAAACCTTGGGGGATTGTGACTTCGTGATTAAAAGGGGCCTCGACAAAAATCGTTAGTTTATCCTTTGGTCCCTCGACATATAGTTGTACCTGCGAGTGCTGATCAGTAGCGCCCAGCGCTTTGATCGGAGTTGTACCGACAAATACTTCGTTGCCATTGAGATCGAGCCGTTTTCCGACCGATTCAGCCCATAGTTGCCGAAACCAGTCGCCTAAACGATAAAGTCGACTGCTATAAGGCATCATCACAAACATTTTAATCTGGTTTTCGACATCGGCGCGATAAAGCAACGCAGCGAGTTTTGCTGCAGGATTCTCTTCCGGATTCTCTCGCCAACATTTTTCTTCCGCCCACTGCGCGCCATCAAGCAATGCATATACATCCACACCTGCGACTGCGGCAGCCAATAATCCGACGGATGTCAATACTGAAAAACGTCCACCGACATTGGGATGGATATGTAAAGTTGGGAGATTTTCCTGTACCGCCCACTTTTTTAGCGCACCTTTCCGAGGGTCGGTTGTGATGTAGAGATGGTCGCGCCAATTGTCACCGACGGCTTGCTTTACTTGCTCGATGGCAAGAAATGCTTGCGCCATTGTTTCCGGGGTAGCGCCGGATTTCGTAACGACATGAAACGCGGTTTCTTTCGGGTCAATAATTTCAAACAGTCCGTGCAACCAATCGGGATCGATGTTGTCGGCGACAAAGATGCGCACATTGCCGGGAAGGTTGTTGGCAAATGGGTGACACACTGCGTCAAGCAATGCTTGCGCTCCTAAGGCACTGCCCCCGATACCGAATTGGACAAAATTACGAAACTTTTTCTTGATGACATTCGCATATTCGATACAAAGGTCAACCGACGAACGTTCGCTCGCTAACTCTGCCCATGCAATCTCTCCGGTCTCACGAGCTTGAAAAGCAACTGCCATCGCTTTCGACAATTTTACGCGCATTGGACTTATGAGTAATGGAGAAGCAATTCCGAAACATCCCGCAGGGCCAGGTATCATCGCATTTGTGACATCTATTGTTAATGGTGGGGTTAGTTGGTGGTTGGGCATTTTTGAGGTTCCTTCCCGACTAAATCGATAATGTTTCGCCTTCCCGAGCAGCTAATACTTCAAGGGGACAGCCTTTTTCAACAAGTCGAGTGCGAATCTGCGCGACGATATGGTCGAGTTCATCGTCACTGCGTTTTGGGTCGTGATGGTACAGCACCAATTGTTTTACATGGGCAGCGCAGGCAAACTGTACCGCTTCGTTATAGGTAGAATGTCCCCAGCCACGGGTGTATAGTATCTCTTCGTCGGTGTACTGTGCATCAAGCACCAATAAATCGGCGTTTTTTACAAAATTCTTAAAATCTTCCTGTGAAGTACCTTCTGGATACACTTTACCTAATTCAAAATCGGTCGCAAAAACAAACACTTTGCCGTGCTCTTGGAACTTGTAACTAAAGCCACCACCAGGGTGATTCATCGGAATCGAAGAAATTTTACAGTTTTTCAGTTGCGGAAACTCGGATGGATCTTCGTGAAAGATACATGTTGCCTTAAAATCGGCTTTCTTAACGGGAAAGTAACTACTGTCACTCGCTTCGAAGATATCATAACGTATGAGTTTTTGGGCGGAAGGGGCACCATAGATGTCGATATGGTTTCCGGCGATGAATGCCGGGACGAAAAACGGGAATCCTTGCACGTGATCCCAATGGGCATGGGTGAACAAGAGCTTTACTCGAACGGGACTTCCTCGCATCATTAACTCGTTACCCAGAGTGCGAATTCCCGTACCGGAATCGATTACAACAGTTTCACCCGAAGAAAGGAATACTTCTACGCAGGTCGTGTTTCCACCATAGCGTACAGTTGCAGGGCCAGGAGAAGGTAATGAGCCTCTCGTACCCCAAAATGTCACGTTCAACTCACCTCCGAGGCATTTGACAATTTGAATAATATAAGTGAACTCGATGAATTGGACAACGGAAACCAAACTTGTGATTCAAGTCAAAGTTATTTGTGATCTACAAACGCAACGATTTGATGTTCATGCTTAGCAAAATCAGGAAAAATTCTCCCGATGTTGAGTGGGTTTAATTGGCTGTTGAAGTCGATTTCACTGATACACTTCTCGAAAAAGCATTGACAACATTGAGCAGAAACGGGCGGTAATGAGCCGCCCGCTTCTGTTTGTCACAAGTTAAACGAGATTTACAAATCTGTTACTTTTACCAACTCAGAAGTCACGTGACTAACGGATGTTGCAAACAGTTTCTTCTCATCTTCGTTTAACGGGAATTCGAGGATATTTTCGATACCGGTTTTTCCGAGGATACAGGGGACACCCATATATACATCATTGTATCCGTATTCGCCCTTCAACCATGCACAAACTGGCAATAAGCGCTTGCGGTCTTTGACGATTGATGCAACCATTTCGACGGCCGCCGCCGATGGCGCATAGTATGCCGAACCGGTCTTGAGGTATCCGACGATTTCCGCTCCGCCATTTTGAGTACGTTTGACGATTGCATCAATCTTCTCCTTAGGCATTAAATGCTCAAGGGGAATTCCGCCAACAGACGTGTAGCGGGGCAGCGGCACCATCGTATCGCCGTGTCCACCGAGCACCATACCATGGATGTCGCGGATCGAAACGCCGAGGGCTTCCGAGATAAACATCTTGTAACGCGCAGTGTCGAGGATTCCCGCCATTCCGAATACCCGATGGCTGGGGAATTTCGATACTTTCAATGCAACGTATGTCATCACATCGAGGGGATTCGACACCACGATGATTATTGAATTCGGTGATAATGGGGCTGCTTTGGAAATTGCATCTTTCACGATCGCGGTGTTCGCGTCGCGGAGATCGTCACGGGACATTCCGGGCTTACGCGCTAAACCAGCAGTCATCACAATGATGTCGCTGTTGGCGGTATCGGCATAATCGTTGGTTCCGATCACTTTGGTGTCGGACATCTGGACCGGGGCAGATTGCCACAAGTCAAGCGCTTTCCCTTGGGGAATGCCGTCGAGGATGTCGATCAATACGACTTCAGATGCCAATTCCTGGTCGGCTAAGCGGGTAGCGGTCGTCGCACCGACGTTACCCGCTCCAATTACAGTAATCTTCATTTGTTCGCTCCAAGCGATTTGGTGAGTTTTTCTGGGGTTCTTCCACCATAACTGGTGGAGGAGTGGAAAATTTCAATCGTGTAAAGATAGGAATCTTCACAGCGACTCACAACTCAAGGCAGGGAACGAAGGGGTGAAAGGTTGCGTATATTAGGTAAATTCGGAAGCAGGAGGCATTGTGCCAATCAGTTGGGCTGAACTATCCCTCGCAGGTCAAATTACGCTGGTTCTGTTGTTGTTTATTTCGATACTGTCCTGGTCGATCATTTTCGATCGGATGGTGCGATTTATCCGGTCGAAAAGTGCTTACAGGTACTTCTTAGCGAAAATAAACCGTGCCGGCACGTTTAACGACTGCTATTCATTTGGCAGACAATACGATGCTACTCCGGCGGCAAGGGTAACTGCTTTGCTCGCCCAACGCTGCGAAAAGGAACCGGATACCGACGCTTTGGAACGATACGCAAAAGTTACCGGTGAGAGTGAGTTAAGCCAAAGTGAAAAAGGGTTGTCAATCCTTGCGACGGTTGGCTCCACCTCCCCATTCATCGGATTGTTTGGTACGGTGTGGGGCATCATGGAAGCATTCATCGGGATTGGAAAGTATGGTTCGCCTAATCTTGCCGTAGTCGCACCCGGTATTGCAGAAGCGTTGGTTTGTACGGCAGCCGGGCTAGTGGTAGCAGTACCAGCGGTAATCGGATACAATCACTTTGTTGGGAGAGTTCGTGAAGAAGCTCGCCGCATCGAGACCGCTGCCGAGATCGTGCTTAGTCTTCATCGCCGCTTTGCAAGTGGAGTGCGCTAATGCAACTGGGTGAACAAGGTCGTCAACTTTCGGAAATCAATGTCACTCCGTTAGTCGACGTGATGCTGGTACTCCTCGTTATCTTTATCGTCACAGCGCCAATGTTACGGAGCGGTGTCGATGTTGCTCTTCCGAAAACGACCAAAGTGCCGTCAATCAGCCGGGAAGGCATCGATGTTACGATGAAGACCGATGGTGCGCTGTATATCGACCAATTACCGGTTCGTCGGGAAGATTTCGTTGCCGCCTTCAAACAGATAACGTCGAGTAAAGCAAATACTCCGGTATATCTGCGTGCCGACGAGACGATACCCTACGGTGAAGTAATCAAAGTGGTTGATTTGATCAAGGAAGCCGGGGTAATCGATTTAGGATTGGTAACGGAAGCACAACCGGATAAGAAGAAGTAGGTGATTGGGACTCGGAATTCGGAGTTCGGGACTCGGGTTCGGTAAATAAAAATGAATTGCTTCGCTGCACTCGCAATGACATGTCAGGTAAGATTGACGAAGTCTGGTGGACAGACAAGAGTGTCTGTCCTACTTTCAGACATGAGTGACTGTCTTACGGAATAACAAGGAAAAATGAAAATCGGATTGGGCATTTCGGCGGGTTTACATCTTCTGGTGGCGGGAGCTATCATCGCCTCGAGTTGGAATACGATGTTCCATCGCCAGATTGGTGCTCCCGCTCGCGCGACCCGACAAGTGTCCGTCATCTCAAGTGATGAGTTACCGGGACGACAACGACCAATTCGATCCGCCCGACCAAAAGTTGATAAATCCGAACCGAAAGCGACCGATAAAACTGTTCCCAGTAAAGAAAAGGAATCCGTTAAGGAAAGCGGTAATGGCGGTAAAGGTGCTAAGGGGGCTAAGAGTGCCAGCAAAGGTGGCATTAGCACAGGAATGTCAATCGATGGAGCGTTTCCACACGGATACTACTTAGAACTGGTTGAAAAGAAAATTGAATCGATGTTTCGTCCTTCGACTCGGATTGGGGGCTTAGTGACAGAGTTACGGTTTGTTCTGCAACGGAACGGCCGGATTACCGATTTAAAACTGCAAAAGAGTTCGGGCAATGCGCTGTTCGACCAAGCGGCACAGCGCGCAGTGCTATCCGCCTCACCATTACCTCCTTTACCGGGTGATTATGGTGGCAACACGCTTGGTGTTACTTATATCTTCCGCTCGGAGTGATAGAAACTAACTTCGAGTGAACTGAACACTGTCGTTAATATATTTACTATTCGATGTGTGACTTTGATAAAGGAATCATGAAAACATTTGTCGTATTGATCTGCCTACTTGGTTTGCAAGTGTTTGCACAACAACAGGAAGTCATTTTGGAAGGGAAGCAACAAGGACAAAGTGTTCCAATTTTGTTGTTTTCGGGTGCCGTAACTTCTGATTCAGTGTTATTAGAGAAAGCAGATGAGGCAAACGTGTGGTCGGAGCGGATCGTGAAAGCGCTGCAAGTTTCCGGTACGATAAAAGTTACCGATAAGATGCCCGACACATTAACCGCAACATCGCTGGTTCCGAATGCAAAATTAGAAGTGAAGAAAGCCTCATCTGGCGGCGCAGTAACGATATCGCTGTTGGCAGGAGACGCCGTGAAACCGTATTGGTTTCAATCGTTTTCACTTATCGATAAGTATTTCGATAACG
The bacterium genome window above contains:
- a CDS encoding Glu/Leu/Phe/Val dehydrogenase, coding for MAPQKTPRIHSKQTVSAFENAKRQFDAAARLLGLTENQIAMIKEPRRVTKVSLPVSMDDGRIEVFTAYRVQHNIARGPAKGGIRYSPMVCEDEVKALAFWMTYKCAVVDIPMGGGKGGIVCDPNQMSRGELERMSRRYFAEMHDLFGPDRDVPAPDVNTTGQIMAWMMDTFSMTNNNYTPAVITGKPLEIGGSKGREQATAQGMVFCVLQAAKHLKMDLKKTTVAIQGYGNAGSNAALLLAREGCKIVAISDEYGAFHDAKGIDPKHAIDYRKANGGKLTGYDKVSSAKQFANAMDLLEMEVDILIPAAIENQITDDNAGRVKCKLIAECANGPITPEADDILDANKIMIIP
- a CDS encoding glucose-6-phosphate isomerase (catalyzes the formation of D-fructose 6-phosphate from D-glucose 6-phosphate); the protein is MPNHQLTPPLTIDVTNAMIPGPAGCFGIASPLLISPMRVKLSKAMAVAFQARETGEIAWAELASERSSVDLCIEYANVIKKKFRNFVQFGIGGSALGAQALLDAVCHPFANNLPGNVRIFVADNIDPDWLHGLFEIIDPKETAFHVVTKSGATPETMAQAFLAIEQVKQAVGDNWRDHLYITTDPRKGALKKWAVQENLPTLHIHPNVGGRFSVLTSVGLLAAAVAGVDVYALLDGAQWAEEKCWRENPEENPAAKLAALLYRADVENQIKMFVMMPYSSRLYRLGDWFRQLWAESVGKRLDLNGNEVFVGTTPIKALGATDQHSQVQLYVEGPKDKLTIFVEAPFNHEVTIPQGLPGDDSLSYLTGHTFNELIHSELRATERALAKAERPSICFALNGHTPEAIGAFFYLWEVTTAFAGYLYNINPFDQPGVETGKVTTAALLGKKGMEAEANAIRSERDAYPRILL
- a CDS encoding MBL fold metallo-hydrolase is translated as MTFWGTRGSLPSPGPATVRYGGNTTCVEVFLSSGETVVIDSGTGIRTLGNELMMRGSPVRVKLLFTHAHWDHVQGFPFFVPAFIAGNHIDIYGAPSAQKLIRYDIFEASDSSYFPVKKADFKATCIFHEDPSEFPQLKNCKISSIPMNHPGGGFSYKFQEHGKVFVFATDFELGKVYPEGTSQEDFKNFVKNADLLVLDAQYTDEEILYTRGWGHSTYNEAVQFACAAHVKQLVLYHHDPKRSDDELDHIVAQIRTRLVEKGCPLEVLAAREGETLSI
- the mdh gene encoding malate dehydrogenase, with product MKITVIGAGNVGATTATRLADQELASEVVLIDILDGIPQGKALDLWQSAPVQMSDTKVIGTNDYADTANSDIIVMTAGLARKPGMSRDDLRDANTAIVKDAISKAAPLSPNSIIIVVSNPLDVMTYVALKVSKFPSHRVFGMAGILDTARYKMFISEALGVSIRDIHGMVLGGHGDTMVPLPRYTSVGGIPLEHLMPKEKIDAIVKRTQNGGAEIVGYLKTGSAYYAPSAAAVEMVASIVKDRKRLLPVCAWLKGEYGYNDVYMGVPCILGKTGIENILEFPLNEDEKKLFATSVSHVTSELVKVTDL
- a CDS encoding MotA/TolQ/ExbB proton channel family protein, yielding MVRFIRSKSAYRYFLAKINRAGTFNDCYSFGRQYDATPAARVTALLAQRCEKEPDTDALERYAKVTGESELSQSEKGLSILATVGSTSPFIGLFGTVWGIMEAFIGIGKYGSPNLAVVAPGIAEALVCTAAGLVVAVPAVIGYNHFVGRVREEARRIETAAEIVLSLHRRFASGVR
- a CDS encoding biopolymer transporter ExbD; its protein translation is MQLGEQGRQLSEINVTPLVDVMLVLLVIFIVTAPMLRSGVDVALPKTTKVPSISREGIDVTMKTDGALYIDQLPVRREDFVAAFKQITSSKANTPVYLRADETIPYGEVIKVVDLIKEAGVIDLGLVTEAQPDKKK
- a CDS encoding TonB C-terminal domain-containing protein, whose product is MKIGLGISAGLHLLVAGAIIASSWNTMFHRQIGAPARATRQVSVISSDELPGRQRPIRSARPKVDKSEPKATDKTVPSKEKESVKESGNGGKGAKGAKSASKGGISTGMSIDGAFPHGYYLELVEKKIESMFRPSTRIGGLVTELRFVLQRNGRITDLKLQKSSGNALFDQAAQRAVLSASPLPPLPGDYGGNTLGVTYIFRSE